From the genome of bacterium, one region includes:
- a CDS encoding PQQ-dependent sugar dehydrogenase encodes MKRMTILLLLLALASPLAAQTTVRIATGLARPLFVTYAPGDYERIFILEQHEARVRVLNLVTGTLLTQPFLDIDSIVTSTGNERGLLGLAFHPDYQNNRTFYLSYNDNSGTSIIARYTASANPDSAIATSRFNILTQTQPFENHNGGCIHFGPDGYLWIGLGDGGSGNDPQGNGQNTNTLLGKMLRIDVNNTEPPLNYAIPDDNPFVGVGGYREEIWSLGWRNPWRWSFDRLTGDLYIADVGQNAWEEVDVEPASTSGRNYGWRCMEAYTCTGLTGCTCNSPALTLPVTAYDHGDGCSITGGYVYRGCAIPELYGTYFYGDYCTDQIWSFRWNGANGTTDSTNWTDAFSPPVGIVENVSSFGEDAYGELYICDLNGGEIFKVVPTTLVDCNGNNTADACDIARGTALDIDLDGVPDECDDCFHVPAQDVTIAVLDTTIEVRWSNIGGANASYALYTSDDSEAEFPADWFVVASGILPSGASAAYSIDPQTLGDYGFFKVVTVCE; translated from the coding sequence ATGAAACGTATGACCATTCTGCTGTTACTGCTGGCCCTCGCCTCGCCACTCGCTGCGCAAACCACCGTCCGCATTGCCACAGGCCTGGCCCGGCCTCTGTTTGTCACCTATGCCCCCGGGGATTATGAGCGCATTTTCATACTCGAACAGCACGAAGCCCGCGTGCGCGTCCTTAATCTCGTCACGGGCACGCTGCTGACCCAGCCGTTCCTCGATATTGATTCCATCGTCACCAGCACGGGCAACGAACGCGGTCTGCTTGGCTTGGCCTTCCATCCGGACTATCAGAATAACCGCACCTTCTATCTCAGCTACAACGACAACAGCGGCACGAGTATCATCGCGCGCTACACCGCATCGGCCAATCCGGACAGCGCGATTGCCACGTCACGGTTCAATATTCTGACGCAAACACAACCGTTCGAGAATCATAACGGCGGTTGCATTCACTTCGGGCCGGACGGTTATCTTTGGATCGGACTTGGTGACGGCGGCAGCGGCAACGATCCGCAAGGCAACGGCCAAAACACCAACACGCTGCTCGGCAAAATGCTGCGCATTGATGTCAACAACACGGAGCCGCCGCTCAACTACGCGATTCCCGACGACAATCCGTTCGTCGGCGTGGGCGGATATCGAGAGGAAATCTGGTCGCTCGGTTGGCGCAATCCGTGGCGCTGGAGCTTTGACCGTTTGACCGGTGATCTCTACATCGCCGACGTCGGACAAAACGCCTGGGAAGAGGTAGATGTCGAACCCGCCAGCACCAGCGGTCGCAACTACGGCTGGCGTTGCATGGAGGCCTACACCTGCACTGGACTGACAGGTTGTACGTGCAATTCACCGGCGCTGACCTTGCCCGTCACGGCTTATGATCACGGCGACGGCTGCTCGATCACCGGCGGTTACGTCTATCGCGGCTGCGCGATTCCCGAACTCTACGGCACGTATTTTTACGGCGACTACTGCACCGATCAAATCTGGAGCTTTCGTTGGAATGGCGCGAACGGCACGACCGACTCGACCAATTGGACGGACGCTTTTTCTCCGCCCGTGGGAATTGTCGAAAACGTTTCGAGCTTCGGTGAAGACGCGTACGGAGAACTGTACATCTGCGACTTGAATGGTGGCGAAATTTTCAAAGTGGTGCCCACGACACTCGTGGATTGCAACGGGAACAATACCGCGGACGCTTGTGACATTGCACGCGGCACAGCGCTCGACATTGACCTCGACGGCGTGCCGGACGAATGCGACGATTGTTTTCATGTGCCCGCGCAAGACGTGACCATCGCCGTGCTGGATACGACGATTGAAGTGCGCTGGAGTAATATTGGCGGCGCAAATGCAAGTTACGCACTCTACACCTCCGACGATTCGGAAGCGGAATTCCCCGCCGACTGGTTCGTTGTTGCCAGCGGTATTCTGCCGAGCGGCGCGTCCGCTGCCTACAGCATTGACCCGCAAACCCTCGGCGACTACGGCTTCTTCAAGGTGGTGACTGTATGCGAGTAG
- a CDS encoding glycoside hydrolase family 18 protein gives MRSLLSKFLLLCCPLAAAAYSVVGYYPSWAIYARNYLVTDIPADRLTHINYAFANIANGEVVLGDTYADTEFSYPGDTWNEFPRGNFKQLNRLKSMYPQLKTLISVGGWTWSANFSDAAATPEARETFANSCASFVALWGFDGVDLDWEYPVFGGNWDVEHRPEDGANFTLLCNRIRVKLDSLALINGRPYLLTLAVSASGAHIDDLELPQLAEVVDFFNVMTYDFQGAWSAYTGFNAPLHADPADPFSEPEHTTFNLHAAMQNYVTDGVPREKLHAGLAFYGKGFGNVADANNGLYQTFSGPSPNGTWEPGVFDYSHLAESFVNQNGYTRYFHPLTRVPYLHNPTANIFISYDDTVSIAEKCDYIIAEEFGGAMFWELSGDRNGELLNTVYQTFANAPDIAAPQALTAITNGDSLYFRWLSVPGATQYTLWSSADALAPPQNYTLELTTANTQAALPVPGDGMKLFFVRAE, from the coding sequence ATGCGGTCACTGCTGAGTAAATTCTTGTTGTTGTGCTGTCCGCTCGCTGCGGCGGCCTATTCCGTCGTCGGTTACTATCCGTCGTGGGCGATTTATGCGCGCAACTATCTGGTCACCGATATTCCCGCCGATCGCTTGACGCACATCAATTACGCTTTCGCCAATATCGCCAACGGGGAAGTCGTGCTCGGTGACACGTATGCTGACACGGAATTCTCATATCCGGGCGACACATGGAACGAATTCCCGCGCGGCAATTTCAAACAGCTCAATCGTCTGAAGAGCATGTACCCGCAGCTCAAGACGTTGATTTCCGTCGGCGGCTGGACGTGGAGCGCAAACTTCTCCGATGCTGCCGCGACACCGGAGGCGCGTGAGACGTTCGCCAATTCCTGCGCGAGCTTTGTCGCGCTGTGGGGATTTGACGGCGTGGACCTCGATTGGGAGTATCCGGTTTTCGGCGGTAACTGGGATGTCGAGCACAGACCCGAGGACGGAGCGAACTTCACACTGTTGTGCAACCGCATTCGCGTGAAACTCGATTCGCTTGCGCTAATCAACGGCCGCCCGTATCTCTTGACTTTGGCCGTCTCGGCCAGTGGTGCACATATTGACGACCTCGAACTGCCGCAGCTCGCGGAAGTCGTGGATTTCTTCAATGTGATGACGTACGATTTTCAGGGCGCGTGGAGCGCGTATACGGGATTCAACGCGCCGCTCCACGCCGATCCCGCTGATCCGTTTTCCGAACCGGAGCATACGACGTTCAATCTGCACGCCGCGATGCAAAACTATGTCACCGACGGCGTGCCGCGCGAGAAACTGCACGCAGGCTTGGCGTTTTACGGCAAGGGTTTCGGCAACGTGGCCGATGCGAACAACGGCTTGTATCAGACCTTCAGCGGACCGTCGCCCAACGGAACGTGGGAGCCGGGCGTGTTCGATTATTCGCACCTCGCGGAGAGTTTTGTGAATCAGAATGGTTACACACGCTACTTCCATCCGCTTACGCGCGTGCCTTACCTGCACAATCCCACGGCGAATATCTTCATCAGCTACGACGACACGGTGTCCATCGCCGAGAAATGTGACTACATCATCGCGGAGGAATTCGGCGGCGCGATGTTCTGGGAATTGTCCGGTGACCGGAATGGCGAGTTGCTCAATACGGTGTACCAGACCTTCGCCAACGCGCCGGATATCGCCGCGCCGCAAGCGCTGACCGCGATCACGAATGGTGATTCGCTCTATTTCCGTTGGCTATCAGTTCCCGGTGCGACGCAATACACGCTTTGGTCGAGCGCCGATGCGCTGGCCCCGCCGCAAAACTACACACTGGAACTCACGACCGCCAACACTCAAGCCGCACTCCCCGTGCCGGGTGACGGGATGAAGCTGTTTTTCGTGAGGGCAGAATGA
- a CDS encoding LamG domain-containing protein, with translation MKLLLSILLWSFIAHAQSLEFFDYVGPDVGRVKIRVDDETNSLPGPVVDVGATDFTIEFWMKASPVNDQPAVTCGANVNWIYGNIMFDRDRYNQDRKFGLSIAGGRIVFGVSGNGTGDRTLCGVTTVNDNQWHHVAVARRRSDGFMYLFVDGNLEASVNGPDGDISYPDNGIPGNYCNGPCDYSDPFIVLGVEKHDADPANYPGFTGLLTELRLSDTLRYINDYAVPSARFTSDARTLGLYHFTEGAGDTLHDTSNHPQGPNHAVRYFGGSPQAPLWSSESPFAETQLPAIDDLTITVENNVATLRWSAVPGAVNYLIYSGSAFDFTPPDEGEQVGATAMSEFSFDLGANVFSNIRVIAE, from the coding sequence ATGAAACTGCTACTTAGCATCTTGCTCTGGTCGTTCATCGCACACGCCCAATCTCTCGAGTTCTTCGACTACGTCGGGCCGGACGTGGGGCGTGTGAAGATTCGCGTGGATGATGAAACCAATTCGCTGCCCGGGCCGGTGGTGGATGTCGGGGCGACGGACTTCACGATTGAATTCTGGATGAAGGCATCGCCGGTCAACGATCAACCCGCCGTGACGTGCGGCGCGAATGTCAATTGGATTTACGGCAACATCATGTTCGACCGCGACCGCTACAATCAGGATCGCAAGTTCGGGCTTTCGATTGCCGGCGGGCGGATAGTGTTCGGCGTGTCGGGCAACGGCACGGGTGACCGCACGCTGTGCGGCGTGACCACCGTGAACGACAACCAATGGCATCACGTCGCCGTGGCGCGGCGACGCAGCGACGGATTCATGTATCTGTTCGTGGACGGCAATCTCGAAGCGAGTGTCAACGGCCCCGACGGCGATATCAGCTATCCCGACAACGGCATTCCCGGCAACTATTGCAATGGCCCGTGCGATTACAGCGACCCATTCATCGTGCTGGGTGTCGAGAAGCACGATGCCGACCCCGCAAACTATCCGGGTTTCACGGGACTATTGACTGAATTGCGTCTAAGTGATACGCTGCGCTACATCAACGATTACGCTGTTCCGTCGGCTCGATTCACGAGCGATGCGCGTACGCTCGGGCTCTATCATTTCACTGAAGGCGCGGGCGACACGCTGCACGATACGTCGAATCATCCGCAAGGGCCGAATCATGCTGTTCGCTATTTCGGCGGCTCGCCGCAAGCGCCGCTGTGGTCAAGTGAATCACCGTTCGCCGAGACGCAACTGCCCGCGATAGATGATCTGACCATCACCGTCGAGAACAATGTTGCGACGCTGCGGTGGAGCGCCGTGCCCGGTGCGGTGAACTATCTCATCTATTCTGGATCGGCATTTGATTTCACACCACCCGATGAGGGTGAGCAGGTTGGTGCGACGGCGATGTCAGAATTCAGTTTTGATCTGGGAGCCAATGTCTTTAGCAACATTCGGGTGATTGCGGAATAG
- a CDS encoding transcriptional regulator — protein sequence MSEPFKQIAELDRLVHDSSRLAILTALASCASADFLYLARLTGLSKGNLSSHLSKLEAGGLLVITKQFIGKKPNTLVSLTSEGRKAVEKHWGELERLRREAGVGKV from the coding sequence ATGTCCGAACCGTTTAAGCAGATTGCCGAACTCGACCGGCTGGTGCACGATTCGTCGCGGCTGGCGATCTTGACGGCATTGGCGTCGTGCGCGTCGGCGGACTTTCTCTATCTGGCCCGTCTGACCGGACTCTCGAAGGGCAATCTGTCGAGCCACCTGTCCAAACTCGAAGCGGGCGGATTGCTTGTCATCACCAAACAGTTCATCGGCAAGAAACCGAATACCTTAGTCAGCCTGACCTCTGAGGGCCGCAAGGCGGTGGAGAAGCACTGGGGGGAATTGGAGCGGTTGAGACGGGAGGCGGGGGTGGGGAAAGTATGA
- a CDS encoding T9SS type A sorting domain-containing protein, which produces MPSIYGLTSVFATSNNSAWVSGHFGTIAVTFNRGNSWQRPASFVTSNSIYTVEFVDQITGWASGSFGSVYKTLDGGVTWQTMKIDTTEIFFDQVFIDENIGWVGGSTLYYTTSGGCSWNEVILPFAEKVVSMSRAGENGIMVGLESNTDRLVQLFRINRNRPDSLLVVGGPFTFGLQDLSFSDINHGCIVGSRESGGGVAFTTEDGGATWNESHDSLQGLFGICSDQIGGWLVCGVNGYVAHQSIGSSEWIELQVPTEENLVSASIGTTGDYWVCGGGGAVLYASVSDSTWQAANDTMRNTLYDCKTSASGTTILVGDGGLVMHGNNMRGALTSTIIDGFPQLTSVAERVPNEYWCSSTGGVLFHSANAFGPWTAMHLPTQSPLTIITFAGPDFGYVAGYGGTLFSTSNGGISWMPQEIDANVDFSAMCFISDSVGWIGGGQYLGDSRFEGKLFNTIDAGNSWSLQLIDTTDFYGRYFTAVVFVSSAVGWATATGSNGGAIYHSTDRGNHWFKQFEFRESSLLTIEAISESHAIAIGGRGNILETRDGGESWIQIESPTESALRGLSVSNTRSGLMCGDGGVVIGLNIPGSSPEPPELLSSSMINLYPNPCNSSLTVEYQVPYSGHVEIIIYNLNGQAVMTLVSENQYRGVYLQNRTLTSLSSGPYFVRGYAPGWQETKKLALLK; this is translated from the coding sequence ATGCCGTCAATTTATGGACTTACGTCTGTTTTCGCTACATCCAATAATAGTGCTTGGGTTTCGGGTCATTTTGGTACGATTGCAGTTACGTTCAACCGGGGGAATAGCTGGCAAAGGCCGGCTTCATTTGTAACCTCTAATTCCATCTACACTGTGGAATTCGTAGATCAAATCACAGGGTGGGCATCTGGTAGCTTTGGGTCGGTGTATAAGACTCTCGACGGCGGCGTAACATGGCAAACTATGAAAATTGATACAACCGAAATTTTTTTTGACCAAGTATTCATAGACGAAAATATTGGGTGGGTCGGAGGAAGCACGTTGTACTACACAACAAGTGGTGGATGCTCATGGAATGAAGTCATCTTACCATTTGCCGAAAAAGTTGTATCAATGTCAAGAGCTGGTGAAAATGGAATAATGGTCGGCCTGGAATCCAACACAGATAGGTTAGTACAGCTTTTCAGGATCAACCGAAATCGTCCAGATAGCCTGCTTGTGGTTGGTGGTCCATTTACGTTTGGGCTCCAAGACTTGTCGTTCTCAGATATAAATCATGGTTGCATTGTTGGTTCGCGGGAAAGCGGTGGCGGAGTAGCGTTCACTACCGAAGATGGCGGAGCAACGTGGAACGAAAGCCATGACAGTCTGCAAGGGCTATTTGGCATATGTAGCGATCAAATAGGTGGTTGGTTAGTGTGCGGCGTGAATGGATACGTTGCACATCAGTCAATCGGGAGCAGTGAATGGATAGAACTGCAAGTTCCAACTGAGGAGAACCTAGTTTCAGCTTCTATCGGAACCACAGGGGACTACTGGGTTTGTGGTGGTGGAGGCGCTGTTCTTTATGCGAGTGTGTCTGACTCAACTTGGCAAGCAGCCAACGATACCATGCGAAATACGCTTTATGATTGCAAGACATCGGCTTCAGGCACAACTATACTTGTCGGAGACGGCGGACTAGTAATGCACGGCAACAACATGAGGGGGGCTTTGACATCTACAATCATTGACGGGTTTCCCCAATTGACAAGTGTCGCAGAGCGAGTACCCAATGAATATTGGTGCTCGAGCACTGGCGGCGTCTTGTTTCACTCTGCCAATGCGTTTGGGCCGTGGACAGCAATGCATCTACCTACCCAATCACCCTTGACGATTATCACATTCGCTGGACCCGATTTTGGATATGTTGCGGGATACGGCGGAACTCTTTTTTCAACATCAAATGGAGGTATTAGTTGGATGCCCCAGGAGATTGATGCAAATGTCGACTTTAGCGCTATGTGTTTTATCTCGGATTCTGTCGGCTGGATTGGCGGAGGGCAGTATCTTGGTGATAGTCGATTCGAAGGCAAACTATTTAACACTATTGATGCTGGCAATTCGTGGTCATTGCAGTTGATAGATACGACTGACTTCTATGGACGATACTTCACGGCTGTAGTCTTTGTAAGTTCAGCCGTTGGATGGGCAACAGCGACAGGGTCAAATGGTGGCGCTATTTACCATTCGACAGACAGAGGAAATCATTGGTTTAAGCAATTTGAATTTCGGGAGAGCTCACTATTAACTATAGAGGCCATTTCCGAGAGTCATGCGATTGCAATTGGTGGAAGGGGCAATATTTTAGAAACAAGAGATGGGGGCGAAAGTTGGATACAAATCGAATCTCCAACTGAATCCGCACTTCGGGGACTATCGGTGTCAAATACTCGAAGCGGACTAATGTGCGGAGACGGAGGTGTGGTCATTGGCCTCAATATACCGGGAAGCTCACCAGAACCTCCCGAATTACTTTCGAGCTCCATGATTAATCTCTACCCGAATCCATGCAACAGTAGCTTAACAGTCGAATATCAAGTTCCATACTCCGGCCATGTGGAGATAATCATATACAATCTAAACGGCCAAGCAGTAATGACACTGGTCTCTGAAAATCAATACCGTGGCGTTTACCTTCAGAATAGAACATTAACTTCACTATCATCGGGACCATATTTTGTTCGAGGCTATGCACCAGGCTGGCAAGAAACGAAGAAGCTCGCGCTCTTGAAATAA
- a CDS encoding transposase, which yields MLRRHSRYNVAHTTYFVTTTIVERGSWLVTPEVCNRLSEIIEEYRAYYNLLCIGYCLMPDHIHLILNQQQDGLAVSNFMERVKSQSARYCKPVGYPHEQKFWRRRFDCMSLPGTRALQTKLRYVHWNPVRKGLVTEPQFYPWSSARDWHKGEQTGPITTCFETGIVC from the coding sequence GTGCTTCGCCGTCATAGCCGCTACAATGTCGCGCATACGACGTATTTTGTGACCACGACCATCGTTGAGCGGGGGAGCTGGCTTGTCACACCGGAGGTTTGCAATCGTCTCTCCGAGATCATCGAGGAATACCGGGCCTACTATAACCTGCTTTGCATTGGTTATTGCTTGATGCCGGATCACATCCATCTCATTTTGAATCAGCAGCAGGACGGCCTGGCGGTCTCTAATTTCATGGAGCGCGTCAAGAGTCAGTCGGCCCGATATTGCAAACCCGTCGGCTATCCCCATGAGCAGAAATTCTGGCGCCGCCGATTTGACTGCATGTCGCTTCCCGGCACGCGCGCCCTCCAGACAAAGTTGCGTTACGTGCACTGGAATCCAGTGCGCAAAGGACTCGTCACAGAGCCGCAATTCTATCCGTGGTCGAGCGCCCGCGATTGGCATAAGGGGGAACAAACTGGTCCAATAACAACTTGTTTTGAGACAGGGATTGTGTGTTAG